The following are encoded together in the Malaya genurostris strain Urasoe2022 chromosome 3, Malgen_1.1, whole genome shotgun sequence genome:
- the LOC131436400 gene encoding tubulin alpha-8 chain-like: MREVISIHIGQAGCQIGNSCWPLFSLEHGVLADGTLNPNLSIDENMTTFFHDTRSGRVVPRNMFIDLEDSVINEIKTGAYRHLYHPLYMVTGKEDAANNYARGHYTVGRQISEQVTTTLQKLSEQCDGLQGFLIFRSFGGGTGSGFSSLLMQQIAMDYGKKCKLEFSVYPAPMISTAVVEPYNSVLTTHTTMDSSDCCFMIDNEATYDICSKNLQIGRPDYNHLNTLVAQVVSSVTASLRFKGTMNVDLNEFQTNLVPYPRVHFPLVSYAPLLSASKAEHESSSISEITHACFSQPNTLVKCDPRTGKYMACCLLYRGDVVPKDINNAISVIKAKRHIAFVDWCPTGFKIGINQQAPSVLPGGNLAKPKRAVCMLSNSTAISGAWERLNQKFDLMYRKRAFVHWYVGEGMEEGEFAEAREDLAALERDYEEVAADTVDADGGVSEDDEY; the protein is encoded by the exons ATG CGTGAAGTCATCTCTATCCACATTGGTCAGGCTGGTTGCCAAATCGGTAACTCATGCTGGCCACTATTCTCCCTCGAACATGGCGTACTTGCCGACGGAACGTTAAATCCGAATTTAAGCATTGACGAGAATATGACAACATTTTTTCACGATACTCGCTCGGGTCGTGTAGTACCTCGTAACATGTTTATCGACTTGGAAGATTCAGTGATCAACGAAATCAAGACAGGCGCCTATCGACACCTTTATCATCCCTTGTACATGGTCACAGGGAAAGAAGATGCTGCCAATAATTACGCCAGAGGCCACTACACCGTTGGTAGGCAGATCAGTGAACAGGTTACAACTACACTTCAGAAACTGTCGGAACAGTGTGATGGACTTCAGGGCTTTCTGATATTTCGGTCGTTCGGTGGAGGAACTGGTTCTGGGTTCTCATCATTACTGATGCAACAAATTGCCATGGACTACGGCAAAAAATGCAAACTTGAATTTTCAGTCTATCCCGCTCCAATGATCTCAACGGCCGTTGTAGAACCTTACAACAGCGTTCTCACCACTCACACGACCATGGATTCATCTGATTGCTGCTTCATGATTGACAATGAAGCTACCTATGATATCTGTTCAAAAAATTTACAGATTGGTAGACCAGATTACAATCACTTAAATACATTAGTAGCGCAAGTCGTTTCATCGGTAACCGCATCATTGCGATTCAAGGGAACCATGAACGTAGATCTGAATGAATTCCAAACTAATCTCGTACCGTATCCAAGAGTCCACTTTCCACTTGTATCATATGCTCCGCTACTATCAGCGTCAAAAGCCGAACACGAATCTTCATCTATCTCGGAAATAACGCATGCTTGCTTTAGTCAACCGAACACTCTGGTCAAGTGTGATCCTCGTACCGGAAAATACATGGCTTGTTGCCTTCTGTACCGCGGTGATGTTGTCCCAAAAGACATCAATAACGCTATCAGTGTGATAAAAGCCAAACGTCACATTGCCTTTGTCGATTGGTGCCCTACCGGGTTCAAAATCGGCATTAATCAACAGGCTCCTTCAGTTCTACCCGGTGGAAATTTGGCTAAACCAAAACGGGCCGTCTGTATGCTATCCAATTCAACTGCTATTTCCGGTGCCTGGGAGAGACTAAACCAGAAGTTTGACCTCATGTACCGAAAGAGAGCTTTTGTCCACTGGTACGTAGGAGAAGGTATGGAGGAAGGTGAGTTTGCAGAAGCACGAGAAGATTTAGCGGCTTTGGAAAGGGATTATGAGGAAGTTGCGGCAGATACGGTAGATGCTGATGGTGGGGTAAGCGAGGATGATGAATATTGA
- the LOC131435821 gene encoding tubulin alpha-8 chain-like, producing MREVLSINIGQAGCQIGNACWQLFTLEHGVQADGTVSDKIQVDENMAAFFQNTDSEKVVPRNIFIDLEKSVIDELKNGPYKYLYHPLYMITGKEDAANNYARGHYTVGKQIIEQVCSSIQKLAEQCDGLQGFLVFHSFGGGTGSGFTSLLMQRLAADYGKKCKLEFAVYPSPKISTAVVEPYNCVLSTSTTMPNSDCCFIMDNEATYEICSKGLQIERPDYAHLNALVAQAVSSATASLRFKGTMNVDLNEFQTNLVPFPRVHYPLVSYAPLLSASKAQHEFSSVAEITSACFEPSNMMVRCDPRHGKYMACCMLYRGDVVPKDINSAIATIKSKRHITFVDWCPTGFKIGINQQAPSVLPGSHLAKPKRAVCMLSNTTAISDAWARVNQQFDLMYKKRAFVHWYVGEGMEEGEFSEAREDLAVLEQDYEEVAGDTVDPEAAGSDYEY from the exons ATG CGTGAAGTGCTTTCCATCAACATTGGCCAGGCGGGATGTCAGATCGGAAATGCATGCTGGCAATTGTTTACTCTGGAGCATGGCGTTCAGGCCGATGGTACCGTGAGTGATAAGattcaagtcgatgaaaacatggCAGCCTTCTTTCAGAACACGGACTCCGAGAAGGTCGTTCCTCGgaacattttcattgatctgGAAAAGTCTGTTATAGATGAATTGAAAAACGGACCATACAAGTATCTGTATCATCCCTTGTATATGATCACGGGAAAAGAAGACGCTGCAAACAACTATGCAAGAGGGCACTATACAGTAGGAAAACAAATTATTGAACAAGTTTGTAGTTCGATTCAGAAACTGGCAGAGCAATGCGATGGATTGCAAGGGTTTTTAGTGTTTCACTCGTTTGGAGGTGGCACAGGTTCAGGATTCACATCGTTACTGATGCAACGATTGGCTGCTGACTATGGAAAGAAATGCAAACTTGAGTTTGCAGTTTATCCTTCTCCAAAAATTTCAACGGCTGTCGTGGAACCTTATAACTGTGTGTTATCGACAAGCACTACCATGCCAAATTCAGATTGTTGCTTCATCATGGATAATGAGGCGACCTATGAAATCTGTTCAAAGGGGTTACAGATTGAACGACCTGATTATGCCCATTTAAATGCTCTGGTAGCGCAAGCCGTATCTTCGGCAACAGCGTCACTTCGTTTTAAAGGTACAATGAACGTCGATTTGAATGAATTCCAGACAAACTTGGTACCGTTTCCACGCGTACACTATCCTTTAGTATCCTATGCACCATTACTGTCAGCATCCAAAGCTCAGCACGAGTTCTCATCAGTAGCAGAAATCACCAGTGCATGTTTCGAACCTAGCAACATGATGGTAAGATGTGATCCTCGACACGGGAAATACATGGCATGTTGTATGCTGTACCGCGGAGACGTGGTTCCAAAGGACATCAATTCTGCAATCGCCACAATTAAGAGCAAGCGGCATATAACGTTTGTGGATTGGTGTCCGACCGGTTTTAAGATAGGAATAAATCAACAAGCACCTTCGGTTCTTCCTGGGAGTCATTTGGCCAAACCGAAGAGGGCCGTGTGCATGCTATCCAATACAACAGCTATATCAGATGCTTGGGCACGTGTTAATCAGCAATTTGATCTGATGTACAAAAAGCGTGCTTTCGTACACTGGTACGTCGGTGAAGGCATGGAGGAAGGCGAGTTTAGCGAGGCTCGAGAAGATCTGGCTGTATTGGAACAAGACTATGAGGAAGTTGCTGGTGATACCGTGGATCCTGAGGCGGCTGGTTCGGATTATGAATATTGA
- the LOC131435822 gene encoding UPF0046 protein C25E10.12, protein MEIDIHPLTENPTLAWKEISKTQRVIKINTKPPSSDVPSNKVRVVCMSDTHSLTHHIKFDIPEGDIFIHAGDFTRCGKLDEVIDFNNWLGKLPHKHKIVIAGNHELSFDHTFTHPFQNINNSSKKMCTNLLDEIPTLGNSKESLAEAVKTQNIRQYLSNCIYLQDECIELYGLKIYGTPWQPEFCKWAFNVKRGKDCLEKWEQIPDSLDVLITHTPPVGHGDLCCSGVRAGCVELLATVQKRVKPRYHVFGHVHEGYGITSDGKIIFINASTCDINYLPNNQPVVFDVSLPKGQTKDET, encoded by the exons ATGGAGATTGATATACATCCGTTAACAGAGAACCCAACCTTGGCGTGGAAAGAAATTTCAAAAACTCAGCGTGTCATTAAAATCAACACCAAACCGCCCAGTTCGGACGTTCCCAGTAACAAAGTTCGAGTGGTTTGTATGTCTGATACACATTCGCTGACTCACCACATAAAATTTGATATACCGGAGGGAGACATCTTTATACATGCAGGTGATTTTACTCGCTGTGGTAAACTTGATGAAGTGATCGATTTCAATAACTGGCTAG GGAAATTGCCACATAAACACAAGATTGTCATTGCCGGTAATCACGAACTAAGCTTCGATCATACGTTTACCCATCCATTTCAAAATATAAACAACTCTAGCAAAAAGATGTGTACCAACCTTTTAGACGAGATTCCGACTTTAGGGAATTCGAAAGAGAGTCTTGCAGAGGCAGTAAAAACGCAAAACATTCGACAGTATTTGAGCAACTGTATCTACTTACAAGATGAATGTATAGAGTTGTATGGTCTAAAAATCTATGGTACGCCGTGGCAGCCCGAATTCTGCAAATGGGCTTTCAACGTAAAACGAGGTAAAGATTGTCTAGAAAAATGGGAACAGATACCGGATAGTTTGGATGTTCTGATTACACATACACCCCCGGTCGGGCATGGAGATCTCTGCTGTTCCGGAGTTCGTGCAGGTTGCGTAGAATTGCTAGCAACGGTTCAGAAACGGGTTAAACCGCGGTATCACGTATTTGGTCACGTTCACGAGGGCTACGGAATAACATCAGATggcaaaattattttcatcaaTGCATCAACATGCGACATCAATTATTTGCCAAATAATCAACCGGTAGTTTTTGACGTTTCTTTGCCGAAAGGACAAACCAAAGACGAGACTTAA